The window gggatcagtcttagagatagggtaaggagatgagtttcctccttaggactcagccttagagatagggtaaggagctgagtttcctccttagggctcagccttagagatagggtaaggagatgagtttcctctgtagggctcagccttagagatagggtaaggagatgagtttccgctgtagggctcagccttagagatagagtaaggagatgagtttcctccttaggtttcagccttagagatagggtatggagatgagtttcctctgtagggctcagtcttagagatagagtaaggagatgagtttcctccttaggactcagccttagagatagggtaaggagatgagtttcctctgtagggctcagtcttagagatagggtatggagatgagtttcctctgtagggctcagccttagagatagggtaaggagatgactttcctccttaggactcagtcttagagatagggtaaggagatgagtttcctccttaggactcagccttagagatagggtaaggagatgattttcctccttaggactcagtcttagagatagggtaaggagatgagtttcctctgtaggactcagccttagagatagggtaaggagatgagtttcctctgtaggactcagccttagagatagggtaaggagatgagtttcctctgtaggactcagtcttagagataaggtaaggagatgagtttcctccttaggactcagccttagagatagggtaaggagatgagtttcctccttaggtctcagccttagagatagggtaaggagatgagtttcctctgtaggactcagccttagagatagagtaaggagatgagtttcctccttagggatcagtcttagagatagggtaaggagatgagtttccccCTTAGGgatcagtcttagagatagggtaaggagatgagtttcctccttagggctcagccttagagatagggtaaggagatgagtttcctccttaggactcagtcttagagatagggtaaggagatgagtttcctccttaggactcagccttagagatagggtaaggagatgagtttcctccttagggctcagccttagagatatagtaaggagatgagtttcctccttaggactcagccttagagatagagtaaggagatgcgtttcctccttagggctcagtcttagagatagggtaaggagatgagtttcctctgtagggctcagccttagagatagggtaaggagatgagtttcctctgtagggctcagccttagagatagagtaaggagatgagtttcctccttaggactcagccttagagatagggtaaggagatgagtttcctccttaggactcagtcttagagatagggtaaggagatgagtttcctccttatggctcagccttagagatagggtaaggagatgagtttcctctgtagggatcagtcttagagatagggtaaggagatgagtttcctccttaggactcagccttagagatagggtaaggagctgagtttcctccttagggctcagccttagagatagggtaaggagatgagtttcctctgtagggctcagccttagagatagggtaaggagatgagtttcctctgtagggctcagccttagagatagagtaaggagatgagtttcctccttaggtctcagccttagagatagggtatggagatgagtttcctctgtagggctcagtcttagagatagggtaaggagatgagtttcctccttaggactcagccttagagatagggtaaggagatgagtttcctctgtagggctcagtcttagagatagggtatggagatgagtttcctctgtagggctcagtcttagagatagagtaaggagatgagtttcctccttaggactcagccttagagatagggtaaggagatgagtttcctccttaggactcagccttagagatagggtaaggagatgagtttcctccttaggactcagccttagagatagggtaaggagatgagtttcctccttaggactcagccttagagatagggtaaggagatgagtttcctccttaggactcagccttagagatagggtaaggagatgagtttcctccttaggactcagtcttagagatagggtaaggagatgagtttcctccttaggactcagtcttagagatagggtaaggagatgagtttcctccttagggctcagccttagagatagggtaaggagatgagtttcctccttagggatcagtcttagagataggataaggagatgagtttcctccttaggactcagtcttagagatagagtaaggagatgagtttcctctgtagggctcagccttagagatagggtaaggagatgagtttcctctgtagggctcagccttagagatagggtaaggagatgagtttcctctgtagggctcagccttagagatagggtaaggagatgagtttcctctgtaggactcagccttagagataggataaggagatgagtttcctccttaggactcagccttagagatagggtaaggagatgagtttcctccttagggctcagccttagagatagggtaaggagatgagtttcctccttaggactcagtcttagagatagagtaaggagatgagtttcctctgtagggctcagtcttagagatagggtaaggagatgagtttcctctgtagggctcagtcttagagatagagtaaggagatgagtttcctccttagggctcagccttagagatagggtaaggagatgagtttcctccttagggctcagccttagagatagggtaaggagatgagtttcctccttagggctcagccttagagatagggtaaggagatgagtttcctccttagggatcagtcttagagatagagtaaggagatgagtttcctccttaggactcagccttagagatagggtaaggagatgagtttcctctgtagggctcagccttagagatagggtaaggagatgagtttcctccttagggctcagccttagagatagggtaaggagatgagtttcctccttaggactcagtcttagagatagggtaaggagatgagtttcctctgtagggctcagtcttagagatagggtaaggagatgagtttcctccttagggctcagccttagagatagggtaaggagatgagtttcctctgtagggctcagccttagagatagggtaaggagatgagtttccttctTAATTACTCTTCATGACAATAATGATATATAATGAACCACATAAAGTTTTGTAAGAATCAGACCcagcgtttaggagaaaatggaaaaaattagttttttacaaaattcaaaatggtggAAAATCTGATTAGCCACATTGTATGTAAAAAGCGTGGGCTTTTTTTCCAActcaagggggcgctatagagacatttatttataccCAAATGCGAGACCCCcataatgttgtgtttcaccagtcctgatatgtatgtcaaatttaacaacttttgggatatgataaaggcccccaaaacactttcattgctagagaAGAAGAACTCCTCGAAGAACAAAAGGTTCCTCCACGACGAAGTTGTCACGACGACCCTAATCGACAACACCATCGTGAACAGGCCAATTAGAAGGCAGGAAAGACGCTCCACTTCAAATTGATGGTTACGTCAGTGACCTCGTCGTCACGGTTACGGCAGACTTTGAAACCTCCTTTtctccaaaaaataaaagaaaacaatggaatAAAGTCTCGTGAGATGTAAAAAAAGCTTCTTCTGTGTGCAGCAGCTGCTCATTAATATTCATGAGGAGACGGGCTGCTATTGGCTGACAAAAACAGCTCATATTAATGAGCATGAATATTCATGTCAACGGTCGCAGCAGGtgtgagaaaacaaataaagactttaaatgaaaggaagaagaaacattATTGTTATCATGTTCTTTATTGATCCTATGTGGACGACAACGTTCTCCACATACAAACAGAAACCCCCATCGTCGTCATGGTAACATTGAAACAGTCCAGATATGAGACGTGAAAAGAAGaaagtttaaatgtttccaACGTATCACgtaaaataatcaaaacaaagtgATCCAATGGGAGCGCACCGCCACTAGCCCCGCCCCCAAAACGCTTCAGCACATCGCAagataaaaaaagggaaacaaagctCTGGAACaaactgacctttgacctcagaggacaaatgaagggaaaaatacagagggaaaaaaatgaatttacGGGATTAAAGTCGTAAAtttagacaaaaaaacaaaccaatttacagaaatatttgAATGTTATGAAAGTATGAAGTTAGAAATTTACGTGAAAAATCTCAGAAATGTTCTGAGATTAAAgtcacacatttatataaaacaaaacaaattaggcttttaaatgttaaatccACGACTTTAAACTCATGAACTCCTCGTGTTTTCTCTCTATCCTCCTCTACCTGGAGTTATAGTTTATGTATTTGACCTTTAATACTTTATGAATTAAACCTTCAGCTCCAAATATCTCAAATGCCACTAAATACTTTCAGGTGTTTGAACTTTGTTTTCATGAATCTGTCATCGATTATAAAATAATCTGCAGTCTCTGGCGCTGTGAACAGAAATATTTAGTTATAGATTCTAATAACTTCATTGAACTGTAAAAtaagtgaaaaatacattttaatatagtTTGTGTCATAAAGTGATtttctgtgaaaacaaacaaaccctcagacaggaagtggtctcttctctcctgcgttcaacaactaaactaaaagtatgaaaatgaaacattaaagATAACAAATCCAGCGTTTTAACACTTATTAGAATGCGTTTCCTGTATTTCATCTATTTACAGGAGAGCTGAAGGAGCCGACTACGGAGGCCCGCAGGGACAAATGAAGGAAAGGGTGTGAAAGCATGTTTTTACTTCTCAAAaggtaaataacaacaacaacaacgtgttaGCAGGTTATGCAACATGACTGTTTTAATATGTCAAACGTTGGTTcacttcagcctcttgtggccaagaagaaaacaacaaacaaagtttattttatctttatcaGATTAACACAcatccccaaaaaataaaaataaaactgtccatatatataattaattagaTTAATCTCAATCAATATGGAAGCTCTGATTCCAccaattatttaaagaaaatcttCTCATCGTTATGAATCACCAGACATTATAATATGTTTTAAAGGTCTGATCTGTTTGACgtctttcttttgttcagtCGGTCTGGACCTTgctagcagctaacagctagcagctaacgaTAGCAGCTAAAGGCTAAAACCAGCAGCTAAAGGCTAACGCTAGCAACTAACATTAGCTATTGGCTAATGCTATGAGCTAACGGTAGCAACTAACATTAGCAGCTGACGAtagcagctaacagctaacgctTTTTCCGTTTCTTGTAACTTTAGCATTTAATAATATCAGAATATAAAAGTTTTACTATTCCTAGAAATGtcgcatttatttatttaccgcTTTAATGTcagatattgtttgtttttactgaaaAACGTTGCAATTAGTTAAAAGATGAAAATCTAATTAAGATTAACCGAGGACGAGgaatctgtctgcctgtctctccctctctgcctgtctgtctgcatggaGGGAATAAAGCCCTAAAGGGAGGTTTTCCAGGAAGCACCAGTTCAGCTGCAGTCAAActatttacacacaaacatccgACTGAAGaatgggtttctttttttaatctttaaaataaaagatgagaCAAATGAACGTCTCGTTTCTCgtgagaaggacagagagacgCTAAATGCTTCTGTACGCATCCGGGTTCAAAGACACGTTGTTGGGGATCGAACCTGCGGCCGCAGAGAGCCCGACTCGGGAGGCGTGGCCTCCagaacaaggagggaggagttcCACCAGTGATGCTGTGagtcacccgtctgtctgtccgtccacccgtctgtctgtccgtccacccgtctgtctgtccacccgtctgtctgtccacccgtctgtctgtccacccgtctgtctgtccacccGTCTGTCcgtccacccgtctgtctgtccctcgCTGGACAGCGGTGCTCCTCCCGTCCCGCTCCTAGAGACCAAACAACAAACCGCCATTTGGTTTTTTACTCAAACAAATCAGACGTCttcaaaatatttacattttaatgtgaaGTATAAAGCACAACAACATGTACCTGAGaggtagaagtacaacatgtacctgagaggtagaagtacaacatgtacctgagaggtagaagtataaagtatatactgagaggtagaagtacaacatgtacctgagaggtagaagtataaagtatatactgagaggtagaagtacaacatgtacctgagaggtagaagtataaagtatatactgagaggtagaagtacaacatgtacctgagaggtagaagtataaagtatatactgagaggtagaagtacaacatgtacctgagaggtagaagtataaagtatatactgAGAGGTAGAAGTACACAGATGGTACTAACAGGTGTTTCTTCTCACCTGTTGGCGTTGGTTCAGGCTGAgtctgggaggaggggggaggaggggggaagggggcggggtcaCTCTGAGACGAAGTGCACCTCCGGAGGGGGGGGCTTGACGGTGACAGGCTGGGAGGTGCGTCGGGGGGGCGAGGGTTTGGGCTGAGCCTGCTGCTGCATGGTGTCGTAGTACGTGACCCCCCCGTAGGTCACCTGGGCCTGACCCTGAGGCACATGAGGCATTCGAATCAAACTTtattgacaacaacaacaacaacagccaggTGACATATGGTGCGAGGGTCTACCTGTGGAGTCGGGTACATGGTCGGGTATGGGAAGGTCATGACCCCCGGCGGGGGGTAGAAAGGCGGGGGCGGCAGCAGCTGCTGCGGTTGCCCCGGAGACAGAGAAACTGGCGGGCCTCCGTAGAGGGCGGGGCTAGTGATCGGGCCCCCCGATTGGTGGGGATGGAgacctgaggaggaagaggaagcaagGTGGTGAGTGAGAGGAAAaaagatgtagtacagtataaagtacatgtacctctgagatgtagtacagtataaagtacatgtacctctgagatgtagtacagtataaagtacatgtacctctgagatgtagtacagtataaagtacatgtacctctgagatgtagtacagtataaagtacatgtacctctgagatgtagtacagtataaagtacatgtacctctgagatgtagtacagtataaagtacatgtacctctgagatgtagtacagtataaagtacatgtacctctgagatgtagtacagtataaagtactacatgtagtacagtataaagtacatgtacctctgaggtgtagtacagtataaagtacatgtacctctgagatgtagtacagtataaagtacatgtacctctgagatgtagtacagtataaagtacatgtacctctgagatgtagtacagtataaagtacatgtacctctgagatgtagtacagtataaagtacatgtacctctgagatgtagtacagtataaagtactacatgtagtacagtataaagtacatgtacctctgaggtgtagtacagtataaagtacatgtacctctgagatgtagtacagtataaagtactacctgtacctctgagatgtagtacagtataaagtactacatgtagtacagtataaagtacatgtacctctgaggtgtagtacagtataaagtacatgtacctctgaggtgtagtacagtataaagtactacctgtacctctgagatgtagtacagtataaagtactacatgtacctctgagatgtagtacagtataaagtaccacatgtacctctgagatgtagtacagtataaagtactacctgtacctctgagatgtagtacagtataaagtactacctgtacctctgaggtgtagtacagtataaagtactacatgtacctctgagatgtagtacagtataaagtacaacatgtacctctgagatgtagtacagtataaagtactacatgtacctctgagatgtagtacagtgtaaagtacaacatgtacctctgagatgtagtacagtataaagtactacctgtacctctgagatgtagtacagtataaagtactacctgtacctctgagatgtagtacagtataaagtactacctgtacctctgaggtgtagtataGACTCACCGGGGTGGGGCAGGTGCATCTCAGGCTGGACCAGCATGCCTTGCGGTGGGATGGGGGCGGGACCATCTCCGTAGATTGGTCCCTGATAGGACACTGAGACAGAGACGGGGTCATGACTCGAGTACTACACCTCATTAAATGTACTTGTACTCTTTCAGGAGGAACACATGGAACTATAAGGACACTAAGAGAAGGACTGAGAagttattatttacatttctttataaACGTGTAAACAACCCACCGACGGGATGGAAgagcatgtaaacaaacaatccTCAAAACTACAgaagctgtaaacaaacaatcaaTAGTCAGACTTCAATCTTCCCGACGGTGCTTGAACGCATCTTAACGGCAGGAAAAAATTAACTTGAGATATTTTACACTGTTCCATGAAAGTATTTATGCATGCAGCACTGAGCTCTACTGCCCCCTGCTGTGAGGAGAAGGTACTACACAGGCTGAAGAGGtacttttgttgttgatttatcATCAGAAACCTAGACAGTTGAGTATTTTAAAGGTACTTATACATTCTCTGTACTACCTACAGTAAATAGTTTGAACGTTTTGAAGTATTTTAAAGGTACTTATACATTCTCTGTACTACCTACAGTAGATagtttaaaagtattttaaaggTACTTATACATTCTCTGTACTACCTACAGTAGATagtttaaaagtattttaaaggTACTTATACATTCTCTGTACTACCTACAGTAGATagtttaaaagtattttaaaggTACTTATACATTCTCTGTACAGTAGAGCTAAATGAGTGTTCTTGTGAATAGAGTCTGCAGAAAGTAAAGAAGATGTTCTAAAAATAAGCGATATTGATATGGTAGTAaatcgatgtgtgtgtgtactggtcTTACTGGGCTCGTAGTAGTGTCCCTCCATCACCCCGAGGTGGATGGGCGGCGCCGGCTCCGGCACCGCCCTCTGGCGTTGGGACGAGTAGCGTTTGGCCCGACTGGAGCCGACGCCCATCTCCTCCATGTTGGGGAACTGAGGCGGACTGCCAGGGAGGTGCATGGTGCCGGGGAGGCCTGGGGACGCCAACACGGGCCgttacacacatgtacacacacacacacacacatgtacacacacacacacacacacacatgtacacacacacacacacacacgtacacacacacacacacacgtacacacacatgtacacacacacacatgtacacacacatgtacacacacacatgtacacacacacacacatgtacacacacacacgtacacacacacacacacatgtgtacacacacacacacgtacacacacacacacacacatgtacacacacacacacatgtacacacacatgtacacacacacacacacgtacacacacacacgtacacacacacacacacacacacacatgtacacacacacatgtacacacacacatgtacacacacacatgtacacacacacatacacacatgtatacacacacacacgtacacacacacacacacatgtacacacacatacacacacacgtacacacacacacgtacacacacacgtacacacacacgtacacacacatacacatacacacacacacacacacgcacacacatgtacacgcacacacatgtacacgcacacacacatgtacacgcacacacacatgtacacgcacacacacacacgtacacgcacacacacgcgtacacacacacacatgtacacacacacatgtacacacacgtgcgtacacacacacacgtacacacatgtacacacacatacatgtacacacacacaatgtacacacacacacacgcacacacatgtacacacacacacgcacacacatgtacacacacactacgggCAAACACTCAAGGAGTTTTAagggaagtagcagcagtatttgtactgagttttaagggaagtagcagcagtatttgtactgagttttaagggaagtagcagcagtatttgtactgtgttttaagggaagtagcagcagtatttgtactgagttttaagggaagtagcagcagtatttgtactgtgttttaagggaagtagcagcagtatttgtactgagttttaagggaagtagcagcagtatttgtaCTGAGTTTTAAGGTaagtagcagcagtatttgtactgagttttaagggaagtagcagcagtatttgtactgagttttaagggaagtagcagcagtatttgtactgagttttaagggaagtagcagcagtatttgtactgagttttaagggaagtagcagcagtatttgtactgagttttaagggaagtagcagcagtatttgtactgtgttttaagggaagtagcagcagtatttgtactgtgttttaagggaagtagcagcagtatttgtactgagttttaagggaagtagcagcagtatttgtactgagttttaagggaagtagcagcagtatttgtactgagttttaagggaagtagcagcagtatttgtactgtgttttaagggaagtagcagcagtatttgtactgagttttaagggaagtagcagcagtatttgtactgtgttttaagggaagtagcagcagtatttgtactgagttttaagggaagtagcagcagtatttgtaCTGAGTTTTAAGGTaagtagcagcagtatttgtactgagttttaagggaagtagcagcagtatttgtactgagttttaagggaagtagcagcagtatttgtactgagttttaagggaagtagcagcagtatttgtactgtgttttaagggaagtagcagcagtatttgtactgtgttttaagggaagtagcagcagtatttgtactgagttttaagggaagtagcagcagtatttgtactgtgttttaagggaagtagcagcagtatttgtaCTGAGTTTAGGagtagcagcagtatttgtaCTGAGTTTTAAGGTaagtagcagcagtatttgtactgagttttaagggaagtagcagcagtatttgtactgagttttaagggaagtagcagcagtatttgtaTGAAGGACTCGCCTCTCATCTCAGACCGGAAGTAGGACGCTGGACTCGGACTCCAGCTCTGTCCCGCCAGACTGAGTCGAGCCACGTCgtggttctcctcctcctcctcctccagccgccctcctcctcctcctcctcccccctcctgaTTCGGCCCATCTTCCGCCCAGctcttcccccccaccccactgggggaggaggaggaggcggcagACTCCTCCACCGACACCTGCTTGCTGCCCAGGTCTGCGGGCCGGGATCGAGTCCTGCGAGCCAGAGCGTACGACTTGCGCTCCACCGGCCGCTCGGCGGGAGGAGAAGCTTCCCGATTGGCCGTCGGCGAATGTAGGGAGGGGTCGGAGGTGACGGCCAATCCTGACGAAGATCTGTCGCCGCCCCCCCGCTGGTCCTGCTGCTGTCGTCTCGGCGATGCGGACTGGTACCCGCCCGGTTGCGCCGCCGCCGGCATTCCGACACTCGGGTCCTGATCCCGAACGCCTCCGCGGCCGACTGTAATGTTCTCGATGACCACGGAGGGGCCCCTGCCCCCCCCGCGCCCCCTGATGACCACGCCCCGGTCCCCCGAGGGGTCAGATTTGGGGCCCTGCCGTTCTCTGGGGTGCATCTGGGGCGCGTTCGATTCGTTATTCCTGTACTGGGCCGAGAGGTGCATTTGGttgtggtggggggggcggCTGCGTGGGGGCGGCGGCCTGGAGGGGTTGTTGT of the Cyclopterus lumpus isolate fCycLum1 chromosome 8, fCycLum1.pri, whole genome shotgun sequence genome contains:
- the casc3 gene encoding protein CASC3 encodes the protein MADRRRRRRRASQDSEDDDDESGSGSDSGGSGSPTTKSRVKDPDPPEETATRVEPKVKAESECESEDGVGEAVLSDYDSADPEDNGSHSEGAEEEEEAEQYSDEEAPAAAGEPEPPAADDPTKVEEVQEEQQQQQQEEEEEEQVVEEEGEKEAQGEEGGGSKEENKAQEKENLSGERQSGDGQESTDDPETKVGGKPGQKLDDDEDRKNPAYIPRKGLFFEHDVRGHAQEEERPKGRNRKLWKDEGRWDHDKFREEEQAPKSREELIAIYGYDIRNGGGSAERPYRLRRPRQSTSPSRDQRWRDGGERPVRSWQGGGGGGGGGGGGGGGGGGGGGLNRGGAPPSHSHPSSTSPSSLPLSSAQRNNNPSRPPPPRSRPPHHNQMHLSAQYRNNESNAPQMHPRERQGPKSDPSGDRGVVIRGRGGGRGPSVVIENITVGRGGVRDQDPSVGMPAAAQPGGYQSASPRRQQQDQRGGGDRSSSGLAVTSDPSLHSPTANREASPPAERPVERKSYALARRTRSRPADLGSKQVSVEESAASSSSPSGVGGKSWAEDGPNQEGGGGGGGGRLEEEEEENHDVARLSLAGQSWSPSPASYFRSEMRGLPGTMHLPGSPPQFPNMEEMGVGSSRAKRYSSQRQRAVPEPAPPIHLGVMEGHYYEPMSYQGPIYGDGPAPIPPQGMLVQPEMHLPHPGLHPHQSGGPITSPALYGGPPVSLSPGQPQQLLPPPPFYPPPGVMTFPYPTMYPTPQGQAQVTYGGVTYYDTMQQQAQPKPSPPRRTSQPVTVKPPPPEVHFVSE